TCAACTACATCAGATAAACACGTTCAATGAGCCTCAAGAAAAGAAGCTAAAAGCGGAAAACAGAAGCCAGAAGATGGAGACTAAAAAATCGAAGCTGAGGAAAAAGGAGGGAAATGCAGAAAATTTGCAGAATTCGAGAATAATAGCAAGAGATTTGAAGATTGTGCAGAAACAGCTCCCCATCAAACAGCCAAATGCTGTGAAGAAGACAGAAGATGTTGGATTAGCAGATTCAAAAGCTATATTGAGCAACAGGCAAAAAGAAGATCCGGTAATAGATGGCAACTTCACGAACACAGATAATAAAACAAAGTACTCAGTGAGTTTAAGATCAAATCAAAGTGGCCCCCCAACAGATGCGCTATCTGACTCAAACATGGATGCAAAGTATATGCATGATTCAGCCAGAAAGGTGGTAAGTGACATTAAACAACCCAAAATTAGGCCTGTAATAATGAAGAAAGATGAAGAAATGACAAAGAAGGTCACAACTCCAAGGATAACAGAAAGGGCAGTGAGGCCTCAGAGACCAACATCATACAGATTGAAGCAAAACAAACCAGGAAATCATGATACAAGCCAGCCGTCTATTTATGAGGAATCTCAACAAAACATTGTTGTTGAACAAACAGACAACAAAAAACATACAGTCAGAGTCAAACCTTCACATAGGCTGAAGGGAGCTACTAAACTAACTGCAGGTGACGGGGTAAGATCAGGCATCATAAACCTCATAATAATGCTAACAAGTATATATGATTACATGAGTATTAGATATAAATTTGAAGGTCACTTCTACCATTCAACTAACATGTGCTTTACCATGTGTAATTCAGGGTGAGAATACAATATCAATAGTCACTGATGATGATCAACAGGAACTGGTACCTGATGAAGACAAAACCACACTTCAAATAATAGCAACAGGTAATCAAGTGAATGCCTAAAATCTTCAAGTGCAATTCTAGATAAAGGGACCCCAATTCCCCAAGAAAAAAGGACACTACTAGAGACTAGGGGAAACTATACTCTGATTGTCTGAACCAATACTTACTCATTTCATATCTAAATGCATTTTCGCAATTGATTATTACATGAATATATCCCCTCAATTGCATGAAGTAGCTATTAATAATATTGCTTAAATAGGGAAGCGAACTAGCTTATCAAATGTTATGCTCATCAACTATTATCCTCCCATCTGATCAAAAAACAACAGACTTTGTACATTATAGTGTATGTAAATATGTCCTTTTACCAAAAAGAGAGAGATACTAATTCTTCTCATGCTACTGCAGACGGCCAagagaattgcaaaaacagttCCTGTAGTCAACAACAGAAGCAGCTGAACCCTATGAAGATGGAAAAGGCAGAGCCACTAACAGAAGATGAGCTTTTCTTGAAGCAGAAACTCATAAAGAGCCACCTATTTCTAAGTACAGCAGAGGCTCTGTTCAAGCTTAACATTCCAATGAGCATTCTTAATTATGCAAGCGATCAAATTTGTGAAGAGAAAGATAGCAAGATCATACTAGACTGTAGCTATGAATTTCTTAAAAGAAAAGGAAGGCAAGAAATATTCTTTTATCCTAGCATCAATGTATTCATAACCTGCACAAAATTCAGGTCTCTAGATGATTTGGTGAGGCAACTGCATAAAGACTTTGCGGCTCTGAGATCTTATGGCAGAAACAGAAGGGGTGAATATGATGATTATGCAAACTGTATACTTAAAATTCTGGAGAATGATATTTTCAACAAGCATCCTGACTTGAACTGCATGTGGGACCTTGGCTGGAATGAGTTGATGTTTCCATGTACCAAGATGGATGAGGTAATAAGTACTATAGAGCAGTTAATGCTTGAAGAACTTGTGAATGAGTTGATAAATGACTGCTTATAGATTGATTTGTACAGCATCTATGAACATAAAATAACAGAAGAGTCTACTTTCTTGCTTTTAGTAAACAATTTTGTACATATTCCCTTCAGAAAAATATACTACGATTTTCAAGTATAAGTTGATACTGGGATTAGGGAGGCTTTTCAGCcttcatttcgagcattttacTTTATTCTCGAGAAGTTATCAAGAAATGCAATATACTAATTAATATAAAAGATGTTTATAAACAAGATGATAACTATGCCATATTTGCTGCACTTTCATGACTTCAGTAATACTTGTAAGCTACTCATGTACTCCGTATTGATCAACAGTCACAAAAGAGAAGAGTAGGCTTCAAAACATGCTTAAGGCAAGAATATATTCCAGGACTAGAAATGCATAATGTCTGCTTGTACTTCCAGTAACAAATGAAACTCTTGTTCTTCTTTGATTAGCCTTAAGCACAAATGCTAAatgccataaaacatacttatgCCCTAGAGAAAGAAGCAATGAGGAATGCAACTAGTGAAGTTTAGAAAGAAAAACTTTTCCTTTCAACAGCAACACCAGTTGTAGCCTTGTTTTTCCTTCATATACATCACATTGGGCAATTCCTCTGTTACCCGGGCTCTTCATTTTACCTCTGTCAATATTAAACCCAATATGAcaatgagttttagttatggtAAATTACTAGATATTTATTTAGgagatatattatgtaattgtaTTCCTATTTTACGAGTTGTATTTTAGGGATAGATTTGTCGGTATATTGCTTTGTCCTAAATTGTAATATTCTAGTAATATTGTGTTTCCTAATACTAGGACTAGGGTTAGGAAGTTGGGGTATATAAATAGGGATTTATATACCATTATGATTGATATGTTTGAGATCCTGAGCTTGAGCGTAGTTTGAGAGAAACACTTGTGAGGTTGATTGATTGTATTGTTAATAACGgttttgattaataatacaaGTTGGGACGTGGGTTTACCACGTTATTTATATTGTGTGTGCTTTGTCTAGATGGTTATCTCGTACTATTCCTAACAACCTCAAATACCCATGTCAGATTTTCAACACTCGGACATGGATATGGGCACTTGGACACTTCATTTGGGAccaaaatcatgcaattttttcacaaaaatagttgtcggacacttggacacgtacctATGTGCGATATGGGTATCCAAGTCCGGATAACATAGGGCAATACATGTTAAACAGTAACTGATACCGAGGGAAAAGGGATCAATAACATCTTGTACAATTAACAACCATTAAAAAGTAGTTTTAAGTTCACAGTCCGATACATTTTTCTTGTGCTTAAGGCTATACAATATTATGTTCTATCAAGACAATGCAGGGAGTTTTTAAGTGTAATAAGGAACACTGAGGACTGTGATCATTAAGGCTTCTATCGAACAGAATCAGATAATGAATCCAGCATAATCATACTATAACAAATCAAATAACCAGATAATCTTACTATAATTTTATGGTACAGAGTACAAACAACATAAAATTCAGATAATGAATCCAGCATAATCTTACTATAACAAAACACATAACCAGTCAATTACTCCCTATCAAAGTAATCACTATTGGCATTCATAAACTGACAGCTTTGCAGAAGCAATTAGTAAAGATTCATCAATATGAAGAAAAGAAAACACTACCTCAACAATAAGATTCACCATTGCTTTCTTCATAAGAACTCGACGATTGTCGCATCCGATTTCTAGCTTCCCAGTACCCAGCGCAACACACTGTGGACGCAACCCCTGAATTCGGCATTACAGCTAGGGTTTATGAGGAAGAAACGGTTTGGTTATGGACTTATGGAACAGAAGAGAGATAGGGGGAAATTGGTGGAATTTTCGCGCTCTTTCTAGTTGGGTGGAAATTAGGCCTTTTGTGCTTAACCTTGCCACTTTTCCTCTTCAATCCTTTTACAAACTACAAAGaatcttgtcaaaaaaaaaaatactacaaAGAGTAAAGTGATTTCgcattgttcacttatttttattttttttgaatgagTAATAAGgataatataaattacaaatgaaaTAACTTAGacacaggccctcagtcttaaccactagatcAAGAAATCATCATGTATTGTTCACTTAGTAACTAATAAGTTAATGACTAACCAACGTCAAGGTAGCACACACGCTGACACACAACACCAAGAGACCTACTGAGAAAGATTAAGAGCATGTTTGGTAAGAATTTAGGAAaggaaatggattggaaacttatGAGAAGGACAAATGGTAATGTTAAGTGTCACCATTATTTGTTACGTATCTCTCAAACCAAACAATAGGTAATGGAATTAGTAAATTGGTTCCATTTCCAGCACTTTGAAAAATGCTACACCAAACATCCTCTAAGACCAAAATCTTTACTTTGTGCCTCAGTTTAAGGATTTTGTATGTTCACATATTCTCCATTAAACACATTTAACACTTTAGTGTCCGTCCATGTGCACATGTATCCAGAGTTATTGAACAAAATTTGAAGGCAATGGCTATAttagtaatataataattatgtaaGTGCTACTAAAGTGTACCGTGATACAAAACAAAAATTTAGAGtacaaaaattaaaataggAACAACGTTTGATTTACAAATATTAAATATACAATATATTGGATTGAAACCACAGACAaaacctaaaaaaaataaaaaaaaaattggcatCTCCATGTCCTTTGAACACCAATACAGGGGAATTAGCAAAGctgcacaacaacaacaacaacaacaaagtacCAGAGACTCTTGGTATAGGAGCAAAAATAGTTATGTTAGAGTTGGAATAATGAAATCAGACttccaaaggaaaaaaaaaaaaaacacagctTAGCTATATAAAACAAACCAACTGAGCTACACGTAACAATACCCGTCAAAAAAAAGAATTGTACTTGTAACAAAAACTTGTCCGAAACATATGATCGAGTTCTTGAGCAAGAACGATGGTGGATGATAAGAATGAAAACGTTACAAGTAAAACTTGTCCAACATGGTTGAAGACGGTTCTTCAGAAGATGCATGGAATGATTTTAAGTTACTAAATCTGTAAAATAAAAGCAAGGATACTAAAAAGACACCAAAGGGCATATGAAAAAGAGGTTACAAGTTAGTTTTTTACTTGCAAGACTAAAACTTCTTTGATAGAACACATTCTGTATCATTGGTTGGTAGCCTTGAATGCTTAAAAGAGGCAAATACTAAAAAGGTGCAAATTTTGAACCTATGAAAGTTTATCCCTACAACCATTAACCACCCTAACTAACACATCACCTTGCAAGAATTCTTCACCTTAAAACCATCAAATACAGCCATACCATTTAGCAAGTGCCTAATGTGTTTTAGATACAAGCAATTTCATCTTATCAATGTCAAAAGGTACTGGTTACAATCAATTGGAtaggaaatcaaaaattaagGTCACAAAAGTAAATATTTTCAATGTCCATCCACAAACTTCCTAATTCCATCACACCAAATACCCAACCCTTACAAAAATGAGTAGAAAGGGGGGGGATCGAGGGGAGAAACCACAAAAATACACACAAAAGAAAACCTCTTCTGGGGAGGCAAATTAGAAAGTTCTAGCTGCCTAGTTGGCTACTTGCTCAAATTTTCATCTTATCATTGTCAAGAGATACTAGTTTCAAAACAATTAGAtagaaaatcaaaaattaaggtcacaaaaataaatattttcaatatcCATTAACAAACTTCCAAATTCCCAATCCTTACAAAAATGAGTAGAAAGGGGAGGAATCGAGGGGGGAAACCACAAAAATACACACAAATGAAAACCTCTTATGGAGAGGCAAATTAGAAGGTTCTAGTCGCCTAGTTGGCTACTTGCTCAAAACTTTATCTCACTCCATTTTTGTCCTACCATGCACACTCTAGACAAGTAGACATAGCATTATATACTGCAATTGAGATTTACTACTTCTGTTGTTCAACTACAAGATGTTATGCCACATTAAGCCACAACACACCATATTCACCTAGATGAAACACTCTTCTTTGTGTCCATATCTTGATAGAAACTCAAACAAACATAATACCCCCTCTGTCCCTTCAAAAAATTGCTTAATTGCTTTTATTCACTTGTTGGGACTCGGGCAAACTCAAAAGCAAGTGGGTAGATAGATTTGTCTATTACCTACATTAAATACAGTAATAGTGCGTGAACGAAGACATGTGAGGAACGCAAACCAAATAAGGTATAGGAAAAACAAATAGAGACATCCATTTGCGGTATACAGGCAGTATTTTAGGGGCGAAGGGAATAGTAATCACAGAAACAATGTTCTTTATGCACGGGAAAGGCATTATACAGTGTAGTTTTCATCAACAGATAACTGACCAACAATTCTATGATACAAAGTGGTGTAGGAAAAAAACATTCCAGCAACTCCATGTCTCCCTCACAGATTGCTGATATATAATCCTACCAAATGGCATCTGTAATATGTGCATACTGTGAACACTGAGAATTCTTAATCTATCAATGCGTCTAAAATAATCGCATGGTATAAGAATATGTAGCCCAATACTATTACATTACGAAGTTGGTGTGGTAATGCTTTGAAGTTCACAAACACAAGTTATATTTTCCACATCCAAGTGGAATGAATACATAGTTATAAAATGCATGTATCAGTATTTGAATTGCAGCTTGTAGATGGAAAAAGTGAGGGGAAAAATAGACCTGAACAATTGCAGGTAGCTGACATATTGCAAATTGTAAAATGTTTACCCCcctttcctttaaaaaaaacaagGGGTACACCAATCATACATAAACAGAGCACGGTTAAAAGAGATTGAGCAGGAACCTAAGAAAAACACCCATTGCGCAAAGATTCATCACCTATCAACAAGAAGCCAACTTATAAACAGAAATTACTTTATATCAACAAGTAATTTAAATCTGATAGCAAGGATCAGCATAAACGGTGAACACACCAAAACAAACCTAACTGGAATAAGAAGTACAAGGTTACATTACATATGGTAAATAGTAGCATATTAATAATCGACAAAAAATACAAAGCACGTAGGCAAGCCGCAAGCAAAATAAGTTCCATATAAACCAACATCCTACAAATCCTTGTAATATAAAAATGTGTCTTCTAAAGGGAAGAAAAGTAACAGTCTATATGGAGAACATAACAAACAGTCTATATTTGCAGAACATAGACACCAAAAACTACCACTTTGCAGCTAAAAAAACTACATAGTAAGTCACGTAGCAGCAAGACATGGGCAGCAGTCCATTCAAGCAAACGACACATTCATTTGTCAGCAATCACGAAATCACCAAAACCATTTAAGCAATTTGCGCCCAAGGAGCTCTCACATACCTGAACCAAACATCACATTGCCAACTTAATTCAACTTTCAAGAATAataaaagaaacataaactaattGAAAGAAAAACTAGAAACAATCTATAAACAATTAGCATTTAGCTAAAATACCAAGAACGTATTTTCAAGTAAGCAAATCACAGCTCTGCACAAGCAATTAGCATGAAAAAACAGCAACAAGAAACAAAAATCCATCAATTAAAATCGTAAATACTACCTCAGTAATAAGATGGTGGCATTCTCTGATACATCCCACCAGGGGGGCCTTGAGGAGGACCCTGTGAAGGAGGTTGGTTCTGGCCCATatacccaccaccaccaccagacGAAGGAGGACCAtaaccaccaccgccaccaccagACGACGGAGGACCATAACCACTACCTTCTTGATAAGGGGGTGGCATTCCCATAGAACTTTGTGGTGGAGGCATCCGATACGATGCATACTCCCCTGAACCAGGATACTGTGAATGCAACCCATAtggaccaccaccaccaccctgaGCCGCCCCCATTCCCATTCCTGGACCAGAATTATAACCAGGCCCATAATTCCCATAGCTTCCAGTCTGTGGATTCATTGAACCAGACATCCTGTCACCACCCATCTCCCCAGGCATGACAGGGTTTGGCCCACCCATTTTCCCTTTCTTACCATCTTCAGCCAACTTACACATGACTTGATGCCCATCAATCATCTTCATCGGTTCCATCAGCGACATCCTCGCACCTTCCTCGGTCTTGTACACGAAAAAAGCAAACCCTCTCGCTTTCCCACCTTGCTTATCAAACCCTAAAGGACCTTCTTCAACCTCCCCAAACGCAGCAAAGTAATCAAGCAACCTCTCCGCAGAAATCTCATACGGTACATTCCCCACATAAATCTTCCTCGTCGCTTGATCCTCACTGTTCGGCCCTCGGCCCGCGGAAGCTAAATGCGTCACCGTCATCCGGCCATCAATCTTTTTACTCGGCTGACGCAGAGCTAAAAGCGCACCATCCACATGCTTAAAGGTCACGAAACCATACCCTTTCGACTTCCCGGTAGTTTTATCAGAGATCACAACAGCTTCATCGAGTTCTCCGTAAGATGTAAACAACGATTTAAGAGAATCCGTAGTGGTAGGCCCAAGACCTCGAACAAATAGTTTTCGCCGAGAAACGTCGGAATCGGCGAGAGCACGCGTTGAAACGAGGACTTCAGGGTGGCGAACTACGGCGTCTTGGAGGAGAGTGCGGAGTTGGTCGATTGTGAAAGGTTCGATGAGTTTGCGAGCGTCGTCGGGAGTTAGGGTTTGGGCTTGAGCCGGTGGCGATAAATCTGAAGGTGATGTTAGGGTTCCGTCGGAAAGGAAGGAATTGCCGTTCTCGTCGGCTTTGCGTTTCTTTGAAGCGTCCATTGAAGGAGGTGAAAGAGTCGGAAAAACCCTAGCTAtggcggaggagagagaaaggggggtTTAGGAAGAGACAATTGGGGGAAATTGAGGAGGAGTAGAAGGAGACGATGCGATATAAATAGTGGTGGAAAACTTTCGCGGTAGCCGTCTCGCCGTAGTCGTGTAAATTTGGTAGACCTTAGTATAACCTAGCCcaataagaagaagaaaaaaaaaaatctcttttttagtatttttttttcgaaaatagaactttaagttGAAAAAATAAACACTTAATATAGTACTATTTGTATAGATTTATGTTGTTGCTCCTAAAGAAAAAAATTGGAGCATTTTGTTGGCAAAAAACAAATAGAGAATTATGGACATTGATATATTTACCCACTGGGTAGGCAACTCACTACTAAtagaacattaaaaaaaaaaacaattaataaagcTGACATGGATTCTACTACCACTACTCTCTATAAGTGGTGGGTAGACAAAGTTTTTTCCGATAATCACAAACTTAGCGCTAAAAATCACGCGGGAAATAACAATAAGACCGTTAATCATTGTGTAAAAGTTAGTACACTGATATATGACATTCACCCAAGCGACAAGCATCATTAGATTCTTCTGAATGAGATGCGTCATAATGCATGCAAGGTTCAGGTCGGAAAGAAAAACAAATATATGACACGTGTATCAAAATTATTTAGCATGGCGAGTAAACAAGTGGTTAAACATTTAGTATCAAACTATCGATCAATCATACATACCAATTGGCTTTTAAAAATCTTTAAGTTTTTAATAGTGGTTCGGATTTTCGTGATTGTTTTAGTCGTATGAAGAACTGAAAGACATTCCTAATAagaatttttgtttttcttcctTTTACTTTAgaagtatttttttaaaacaaaagaaatacagagtataattaagaaataactagGAGTTGATTGTTTATACCGTAAAATTTGtaataaattaaacaacaaATACTATTACCAATTTGTCTAGATTTAAGTCTTGTTATGTGCACCATTTTAATGGCGAAATAACCATATCCACAATCACAAATTTAGCGGTGGAAAAATTAAGCGGGAAATAAACAATAAGACCGCCAAAGTAATTATTACCCAAAATAGAAATGTGTGTATCAATATGTGACTTATATCCAGCGACACGCATTATTCGATATCGATAAACTCAAATGTTAATATAACTAGATTCATTATTTGATTGGTATCAAAGTCAATTTCGGGGTTATTTTCATGTTACATAATTAATGGGACACATTAATTGCTTAGAAGTAATATAAGACGTTATTGTACCAAGTTTGAATTCTTAAGTATGCCAATGGTACGTTGCAGAATTTTATTCGATAATTAATTCAAATCGAGGCGAGTGAGGATCTACTCTTAGTACAAGAGAAAGTTTGACTAATCGTGTACCCACATTTCATTTGATTAATGATGTTTATATTCACTCATGAATCACCAGTCGATATCACTATTCACTAATTAATATGCTAGTCTTTCCACtaattaatttcttatttttgaTTTAGTATAATCATGGCAAAAATAGCACCATAATGCGCTTTCATGCACCAATTGGATACAACAAACTGACTTCACATTGCGTAGCGCCATCAAGTTGAGGGGTATGAGGTTGATCGTATCAGAACATGTCTAGTGCCATACAGCTCATATCCCCTAACAACATAATGCCCCAAACATAACCATCAGGCAGTGGCAGAGCCAGGATTTTTAAACCGGGGTGTTGACATTTTTTAACTGGGATGTCGACATGTTAGTAAACAATTATTTAGTTCgtcttaatttatttttctaataaatATAGGCATATATAAACGTTCTTTCTTTACAAAATCGAGTGGTCGGCCTCCCTCCCTTGACATACCGCGCCTCTTCTTTAGCTCTTGCCCTCTGGCGTAGCTGGCTCCGACATTGCCATCAGGCCACCACTCACCTAAACGACTAAACCTCTTACTCAACTACTCGATATCTTATTTGAATATCGTGTCATGTCCGGCCCAATAACATCCCTACTTACCATACCCCGCTATTATTTGCTTACCATAAATTTTTAACTTTTGttcataaatttttattttttttcatattttttttaatttttttttcaaaaaatatttcTGTCGGAAGCCACCACATCATGAAGACATCTAACAAGAAGCGCCGATCAGACAAAGCACACATCAATTGACAGAAATCCACGTATTACCATATTTTAAGGCCGTTGTCATGCGTTGAAACACCTTCTGttattcatcttcttcttcttcttcttcttcttcttcttcttcttcctcctcgcAATTTCTTCTCCATCACTCGTTAATCCCATAAATTCCTAATCCAAAAAACTTCTCCATTCGCCACTTTCTGTAACTGTATGTaagtgctctctttctgattatTTTCCCTTTTCCATAATCTGGAATTAATCTGGAATAAATTGCGTTAGatttgtataaatttatgaattaaaaaaatactggGTTTGCTGATTTGATCGAATTTGTGTAAATCAAATGCAGATTATGGCACCATCTACGCTTATATGTGACACTGATTCTTGGCAAAACTTGAAGGTAATTATCATTAAATTACATACCTTTTCCAGCTGATTACAATTAATTTTGTTTGTGATTAATTgctttaaaaaattaatatttgtaGACCCACGTTGCGGAAATTAAGAAGACCCATCTTCGTGATTTGATGAGTGATGCTGACAGATGCAAATCCATGATGGTGTATGTTCATCACACTCAATTTTTTCTTACTTAGAATTGACAAAAAACATTGAGATTTTGAttctaattagttaattaattatagAAGTATGTAAATCATCTAGCTTGGATTTTATTGTTAATTAGTTTATGATGTTCTTTTGTTCTTGTTGTTATTATTGGTGAagtgaatttgatggtttgcTGTTGGATTACTCCCGGCAGAATGCAACTCATGACACCATGAGTAAACTATTTCAGCTTGCAGAGGTGAGTTAAGTCATTTTGTTGGATAATTAGTTTGTAAGTATGATAAATTTCCGAGTCTTATGTTTAACCGAATATTATTGTTATTCGGCAGGCTTCCCATCTCAAAGATAAGATTAATCAAATGTTCAATGGAGAACATGTAAGTTCAATTATGATCATGATATTATTTGAACatagttaattaattcttaGGTTTTCGCAAGAATCATATCTTTTTAATAGCTTTGGAAAGTTCTACTTTCCTGTTAAGTGAAGGAACACGAGTTTTTTTCTAATTCAATCATTTCTATGCATAACATGCCATCAGATCAATAGCACCGAGAATAGGTCTGTTCTCCACGTTGCTCTTCGTGCATCGAGAGATGCAGTAATAAACGGTGATGGGAAAAACGTAGTCCCTGATGTGTGGCAAGTTCTAGATAAAATTCGGGACTTTTCTGAGAAAATCCGAAGTGGTTCTTGGGTAACACTCTCTTTTTCCTTTCCCTTGGCTTTTGATGTTTGTTTGATTGATAACTTTGATTTGACAAGAATCTGTATTTTTTAGGTCGGAGTCACAGGGAAACCACTGACAAATGTTGTTGCTGTTGGTATTGGAGGGAGCTTCTTAGGACCTCTCTTTGTGCACACAGCTCTCCAAACAGGTTGGAACATGCAGGGACCCCGTGTTAACTTTCCTTAATGGTTCATTGAACTTTTTTTCCTGACTAGTAACCCACATTTATCTCACGCTTTCTTTCACTTCGGTTTGAGACAAGTGTAGAATCCGAGGCTGCCGAATGTGCAAAAGGACGTCAACTACGTTTGTAAGTCTGCAAATTTATGTATTTGTGTTGCTATTCAACAAGACGCACAAAACAGAAATCATTTTTATTGGACATTCTTGTATCATACATACATATGCGTGTAACCTATATAAAGAAAAGATTATGGGATTAAGGTTAATGTCCAAGGAAAAATTGGGCTTCATGTCGTGTCAAGTGCATATTGATGTCCCTAGATGGCTGATTGACTGCAATTCCTGAATGATAGACCTTTAGAACTGTTTGTTTTAAAAGTTGCAGAGAAGGATTAAGGTTAATGTCCAAGGAAAAATTGGGCTTGTTGTCGATTCAGTCTTCAAGAGTATCTTGATGTCTCAAGATGGCTGATTGACTGCACGTCCTACATGATAGACCTTCAGAGGCTTTGTGTTAGAAAAAAGTTTCAGTATTGCCCTTAGGGAAAATTCTCCCTTTTTATTGGAAAAAGGTTGATACCTCTCTTTCGCCCTGTTCAAGATTCTTGTAAAGTTGTTGCATGTGCTATTCTAAGTTGAAGTTAAGTATAATGAAGCAGATAATGAGGCCACAATGTTCGTTATGATGAGCATCTATCTAGTCTGTCATTATAAGCATATATCTAGTCTAGCAACCACTGAGTTCTTGAGAAAATCTAAAGGCACAGGCTGTTTGTGATGGGAATGCAAAAAATTATTTGGATAATATGGTTGAAAACTTTTCTGCGTAAGATGTATGAAGTGGATTTTAAGTTGTTATTACTAGTTTATATAACGGTCCAACATTCTTTCTCATGTAACTTTTGCTGTTGTGGGGCCTGATGTGTCCTTTGATTTCTTATGCTGCAGTCTGGCAAATGTTGATCCAATTGACGTTGCAAAAAATATCTCTGGATTGAACCCTGAGACTACGCTAGGCAAGTGTTATGAAAATTTATGCTTCTCTAGTCTTGCTACTGGCAATTTATCTGTTGATATACTGATTTTTCATTTGATAATCTAGTTGTTGTGGTATCAAAGACTTTCACGACTgctgaaaccatgttgaatgcTCGGACACTGAGAGAATGGATTTCCTCTGCACTTGGGTTAG
This Spinacia oleracea cultivar Varoflay chromosome 6, BTI_SOV_V1, whole genome shotgun sequence DNA region includes the following protein-coding sequences:
- the LOC110801367 gene encoding UBP1-associated protein 2C-like → MDASKKRKADENGNSFLSDGTLTSPSDLSPPAQAQTLTPDDARKLIEPFTIDQLRTLLQDAVVRHPEVLVSTRALADSDVSRRKLFVRGLGPTTTDSLKSLFTSYGELDEAVVISDKTTGKSKGYGFVTFKHVDGALLALRQPSKKIDGRMTVTHLASAGRGPNSEDQATRKIYVGNVPYEISAERLLDYFAAFGEVEEGPLGFDKQGGKARGFAFFVYKTEEGARMSLMEPMKMIDGHQVMCKLAEDGKKGKMGGPNPVMPGEMGGDRMSGSMNPQTGSYGNYGPGYNSGPGMGMGAAQGGGGGPYGLHSQYPGSGEYASYRMPPPQSSMGMPPPYQEGSGYGPPSSGGGGGGYGPPSSGGGGGYMGQNQPPSQGPPQGPPGGMYQRMPPSYY